A single window of Psychromonas ingrahamii 37 DNA harbors:
- a CDS encoding HAD family hydrolase has translation MKFKGVLFDLDGTLIDSLAVVERAWRSWAKRNALDAEHVMQVIHGRPARESVMELLNGADALKIEQEFSWLERYEAEDIKGVHALPGAIALLNQLNTLQIPWAIVTSGTLPVASARIKATGLPAPKVLITPEQVKKVNRIPNRFYWERKKSVSLPGTV, from the coding sequence ATGAAATTTAAAGGGGTTTTATTTGATTTAGACGGTACGCTTATTGACTCTTTGGCTGTCGTGGAGCGTGCATGGCGGAGCTGGGCTAAACGTAATGCCTTAGATGCTGAACATGTGATGCAGGTGATCCACGGGCGTCCCGCTCGCGAATCGGTAATGGAACTGCTTAACGGTGCGGATGCGCTTAAAATAGAGCAGGAATTTTCCTGGCTGGAGCGTTATGAAGCTGAGGACATCAAAGGCGTGCATGCATTACCTGGCGCCATTGCGCTGTTAAATCAACTCAATACATTGCAGATACCCTGGGCAATTGTAACCTCTGGCACCCTGCCCGTGGCAAGTGCCCGTATCAAAGCGACCGGGTTACCAGCACCTAAAGTATTAATAACGCCTGAACAGGTAAAAAAGGTAAACCGGATCCCGAACCGTTTTTACTGGGAGCGGAAAAAATCGGTCTCGCTGCCCGGGACTGTCTAG
- a CDS encoding YgaP family membrane protein → MKNNVGGIDRALRIIVGLVVIAAGVYFQNWWGAVGLIPLFTGSMRWCPAYLPFGISSCASGKSEK, encoded by the coding sequence ATGAAAAATAATGTTGGTGGTATTGATCGTGCCCTGCGTATTATTGTTGGACTTGTTGTTATTGCTGCGGGGGTTTATTTTCAAAACTGGTGGGGCGCGGTGGGGTTAATTCCACTGTTTACCGGCAGCATGCGCTGGTGCCCGGCTTATTTACCTTTTGGCATATCGAGCTGTGCTAGTGGCAAAAGCGAGAAGTGA
- a CDS encoding carbohydrate ABC transporter permease yields the protein MQSIPSNKSNRVMMSLKQMRRSPLMLVVHLSVLFLVLLWTFPTAGLLISSFRDKDQLAVSGWWEALSSSEQNLIGRTDAPDQQVLVDGQYILAGEIEDFNPKDEILRFGWTSQEPEAYLAGSIAKMRNGSTLTVAGDGHYSMVSPMPFTGSRGNRIFYTALASPKFTLDNYDEVLHSEGIGQSFINSLTVTIPATIIPILIAAFAAYALSWMRLPGRGILIALVVGLLVVPLQMSLIPLLQLYNTIGGYFGVSAKSYLGIWLAHTGFGLPLAIYLLRNYISGLPKEIIESARVDGANDFDIFVKIILPLSFPALASFAIFQFLWVWNDLLVATVFLGNGEHELVLTGRLRELLGSRGGNWEILTASAFVSIAVPLTVFFTLQRYLVRGLLTGSVK from the coding sequence ATGCAATCAATACCAAGTAACAAGTCTAATCGGGTCATGATGAGTCTGAAACAAATGAGGCGTTCCCCTTTAATGCTGGTGGTACACCTGAGTGTGTTATTTCTGGTGCTGTTATGGACATTTCCCACTGCGGGATTATTGATTTCCTCTTTCCGCGATAAAGACCAACTGGCAGTGAGTGGTTGGTGGGAGGCACTGTCCTCCTCGGAGCAAAATTTAATTGGCAGAACAGATGCACCAGATCAACAAGTTTTAGTTGACGGTCAGTATATTTTAGCGGGAGAAATTGAGGATTTTAATCCTAAGGATGAAATTTTACGCTTTGGTTGGACATCTCAGGAGCCGGAAGCCTATTTGGCAGGAAGTATTGCTAAAATGCGCAATGGTAGTACCTTAACCGTTGCAGGTGATGGTCACTATAGCATGGTATCACCGATGCCTTTTACCGGCAGTCGTGGCAACCGAATATTTTACACCGCATTAGCTTCGCCTAAGTTTACCCTCGACAATTATGATGAAGTATTACACTCAGAGGGCATTGGTCAGTCATTTATTAACTCACTAACAGTCACCATACCGGCCACTATTATTCCGATTTTGATCGCAGCCTTTGCCGCCTATGCACTATCTTGGATGCGTTTACCCGGGCGGGGAATATTAATTGCTCTGGTGGTTGGTTTACTGGTTGTGCCCCTGCAGATGTCTTTGATTCCACTGTTACAACTCTACAATACAATAGGAGGATACTTCGGCGTTAGCGCAAAAAGCTATCTCGGCATTTGGCTTGCCCATACTGGATTCGGCTTACCCTTGGCTATTTATTTATTAAGAAATTACATTTCAGGTCTCCCTAAAGAAATCATTGAATCAGCGCGTGTTGATGGTGCTAATGACTTTGATATTTTTGTTAAAATTATACTGCCCCTGTCATTTCCGGCGCTTGCTTCCTTTGCCATTTTCCAATTTCTTTGGGTCTGGAATGATCTCTTGGTTGCGACGGTATTCCTTGGTAATGGCGAACATGAATTGGTATTAACCGGACGCTTGAGGGAGTTATTGGGATCAAGAGGAGGAAATTGGGAAATCTTAACAGCATCCGCTTTTGTCTCCATTGCGGTGCCGCTCACCGTATTTTTCACGCTGCAACGCTACCTAGTGCGCGGATTGCTGACAGGCTCAGTCAAATAA
- a CDS encoding ABC transporter ATP-binding protein — translation MTSSTGLTLKNIKKSYGKTEVLHGIDLDIKLGEFVVFVGPSGCGKSTLLRMIAGLEDITSGDLFIEGHNVNDIPSAMRGIAMVFQSYALYPHMTVYDNMAFSMRIAKEDKATIDERVTSTAAMLQLTDYLYRLPKALSGGQRQRVAIGRAIVRNPKVFLFDEPLSNLDASLRVQTRIEIANLNESLKETTMIYVTHDQIEAMTLADRIVVLSAGKIEQVGTPLELYGQPANLFVAQFIGSPAMNIFTVTLIKSGEITSIQSQNGHQVDIPIKSHPDIENQVLTVGVRPEDFRLADETSCMLSGTISFVESLGEVTLLHLDSAESTTPVIVKIPGIINKHKGETIYLTVDADKTHLFDANGISLRYL, via the coding sequence ATGACTAGTTCGACTGGTTTAACATTAAAAAACATTAAAAAATCCTACGGCAAAACCGAGGTATTACATGGTATTGACTTGGATATCAAACTGGGTGAGTTTGTCGTCTTTGTTGGCCCCTCCGGCTGTGGTAAATCAACGCTGCTGCGCATGATTGCAGGTCTTGAAGATATTACCAGTGGCGATTTGTTTATCGAGGGTCATAACGTCAATGATATCCCCTCGGCCATGCGCGGTATTGCCATGGTATTTCAATCCTATGCGTTATACCCGCATATGACCGTTTATGACAACATGGCCTTTTCCATGCGCATTGCTAAAGAGGACAAAGCCACGATCGACGAGCGCGTAACGAGTACGGCAGCGATGTTGCAATTAACCGATTATTTATATCGTTTACCCAAAGCACTCTCAGGCGGACAACGACAACGGGTCGCGATTGGACGTGCTATTGTACGAAATCCCAAAGTATTTCTCTTTGATGAGCCTCTCTCCAATCTTGATGCTTCACTGCGGGTACAAACACGCATTGAAATTGCCAATTTAAATGAGAGCCTGAAAGAAACCACCATGATCTATGTCACCCATGATCAGATTGAAGCGATGACCCTGGCGGATCGTATTGTCGTGCTGTCGGCGGGAAAAATTGAGCAAGTGGGTACACCGCTTGAGTTATATGGCCAACCGGCTAATCTGTTTGTCGCACAGTTTATTGGCTCCCCTGCCATGAATATTTTTACTGTTACCCTGATTAAATCGGGAGAAATCACCAGCATTCAAAGTCAAAACGGTCACCAGGTGGATATCCCTATAAAGAGTCACCCTGATATTGAAAATCAAGTACTTACCGTTGGCGTGCGTCCGGAGGATTTCCGTTTGGCAGATGAGACGAGTTGCATGTTGTCGGGCACTATCTCCTTTGTAGAATCATTAGGCGAAGTGACCCTATTACACCTTGATAGCGCTGAATCGACAACGCCTGTCATAGTAAAAATTCCGGGTATTATTAATAAACACAAAGGAGAAACCATCTACCTGACAGTGGATGCCGATAAAACACATCTTTTTGATGCCAACGGAATCTCGTTACGTTACCTCTAA
- a CDS encoding ABC transporter substrate-binding protein gives MKNKILNSAIALAILTSSSAFADDLKFQPGEDNTFNWASYEQFKKDVNLKGQKLTIKGPWLGADKDLAESVIAYFEAATGADVEYAGSDSFEQQIVIDVQAGSAPNIAIFPQPGLAADLASKGFLSPLSADTEKWVKENYAAGSSWVDLGTFTDKKGNKNLFGFFYKVDLKSLVWFIPENFEDAGYEIPKTMEELKGLTKQIVADGGTPWCIGLGSGAATGWPATDWVEDLMLRTQSPEDYDRWVSNDLKFNDPKVVQAIEEFGWFAGNDKFVDGGARAVATSDFRESPLGLFSSPAKCYMHRQASFIPSFFPEGTKLGLDADFFYFPAYASKDLGKPVLGAGTMWGITDDSKAAQAFIAFLQTPIAHEIWMAQSGFLTPYKGVNINAYGNDTLKKQGKILLDATTFRFDGSDLMPGKIGAGAFWTGMVDYTGGKSAQEVGNNIQATWDALK, from the coding sequence ATGAAAAACAAGATACTCAATAGCGCGATTGCTCTGGCAATTCTTACCTCTTCATCCGCTTTTGCAGATGATTTAAAATTCCAACCCGGTGAAGACAACACCTTTAACTGGGCAAGTTATGAGCAATTTAAAAAAGACGTTAACTTAAAAGGACAAAAACTAACTATTAAAGGACCATGGCTAGGGGCGGATAAAGATCTCGCCGAAAGTGTGATTGCTTATTTTGAAGCGGCAACGGGTGCTGACGTAGAATATGCAGGATCAGATTCTTTTGAACAACAAATTGTGATTGATGTTCAGGCAGGCAGCGCACCTAATATTGCTATTTTCCCACAACCCGGCTTAGCCGCTGACCTTGCATCAAAAGGGTTTTTATCACCACTCAGTGCTGATACGGAAAAATGGGTGAAAGAAAATTATGCAGCAGGATCATCATGGGTCGATCTGGGTACTTTTACCGATAAAAAAGGCAATAAAAATTTATTTGGTTTCTTTTATAAAGTTGATTTGAAATCACTGGTTTGGTTTATCCCTGAAAATTTTGAAGATGCAGGCTATGAAATCCCCAAAACGATGGAAGAATTAAAAGGATTAACCAAGCAGATTGTTGCCGATGGCGGAACGCCTTGGTGTATTGGTCTGGGAAGCGGCGCTGCAACAGGTTGGCCAGCAACCGATTGGGTTGAAGATTTAATGTTAAGAACGCAGTCACCCGAGGATTATGATCGCTGGGTAAGCAATGATTTGAAATTTAACGATCCTAAAGTTGTGCAGGCCATTGAAGAGTTTGGTTGGTTTGCCGGTAATGATAAATTTGTTGATGGTGGCGCCCGTGCTGTCGCCACCTCTGATTTCCGTGAAAGTCCGCTTGGTCTGTTTAGCTCTCCTGCTAAATGTTATATGCACAGACAAGCCTCGTTTATTCCAAGCTTCTTCCCTGAAGGAACAAAACTGGGTCTCGATGCCGACTTCTTTTACTTCCCAGCTTATGCGTCTAAAGATCTGGGTAAACCGGTCTTAGGTGCAGGTACTATGTGGGGCATCACCGATGACTCAAAAGCAGCGCAAGCCTTTATTGCCTTCCTGCAAACACCTATCGCCCATGAAATTTGGATGGCGCAATCAGGTTTCTTAACACCTTATAAAGGGGTTAATATCAACGCCTATGGTAATGATACACTGAAAAAACAGGGTAAGATTTTACTGGATGCAACCACCTTCCGTTTTGACGGCTCAGACTTAATGCCCGGCAAAATTGGTGCAGGTGCATTCTGGACCGGTATGGTTGATTACACGGGTGGTAAATCAGCGCAAGAAGTAGGTAACAACATTCAAGCAACGTGGGATGCGCTTAAATAA
- a CDS encoding cytochrome b/b6 domain-containing protein has protein sequence MNPIKITIDYLRERQSFTVLVLHITILILVLSQILVSDFMGFNEAGEISQNTLDFYGTWIHIITGLSLIPITLIFIAVEIKKQGVKHFFPYLFSDFSQLKSDLFELRKFKIPEVKTGGLGAIIEGLGLGALSLVLLSGSAWYLSWNLNGAWTHNIKDIHELFTGLVQAYVIGHGCMGLIHIFMGRWNHGRS, from the coding sequence ATGAATCCAATAAAAATCACAATAGATTATCTGCGCGAAAGGCAGTCTTTTACCGTTTTAGTTCTCCATATCACAATATTAATCTTAGTGTTAAGCCAGATACTGGTTAGTGATTTTATGGGCTTTAATGAGGCGGGGGAAATTAGTCAAAATACCCTCGATTTTTACGGGACATGGATACATATCATTACTGGGTTATCTCTTATTCCAATTACCCTGATTTTTATTGCTGTGGAAATAAAAAAACAGGGTGTTAAACACTTCTTTCCTTATCTATTTAGTGATTTTTCACAATTAAAAAGTGATCTATTCGAACTGCGGAAATTTAAAATTCCAGAAGTGAAAACGGGTGGTTTAGGCGCTATCATAGAAGGGCTTGGTTTGGGCGCTTTGTCTTTGGTTCTTTTGTCAGGCTCGGCTTGGTATCTGTCATGGAATTTAAACGGAGCTTGGACTCATAATATAAAAGATATCCACGAACTTTTCACCGGATTAGTTCAAGCCTATGTTATCGGACACGGCTGCATGGGGCTTATACATATTTTTATGGGCAGATGGAATCACGGACGCAGTTAA
- a CDS encoding LacI family DNA-binding transcriptional regulator has translation MKIPQKHTLKNISQQLDVSPATISNAFNKPAQLSKLLRNKILKYCEEIGYLGPSMAARSLRTGKTGVYGIVLSDDLSESLMNPVANQFLSAVAEVFDKQHVNMLLLASDADRYLVNQSDSLADAFIVYGQPKSSKILKRLELQNKPIITVDFKYKNYPSININNHEAAYSIAKYAIDHTQASSVHPVILGLHLTQNSDSQSIGDLALFSPIESISRCRLEGYKEALNDADIAIENDAIWQIEPYDDRMIQTIIRGILTASEPINLLLCMSDKIAIAALHVASELNIAVPGKLQIVGFDGIASALEQGITTVGQPIKEKGNIAAEVCLGIRKSESVTLLTELIINKSA, from the coding sequence GTGAAAATTCCACAAAAACACACATTAAAAAATATTTCTCAGCAACTGGACGTCTCTCCGGCGACGATTTCTAACGCCTTTAATAAACCGGCTCAGCTCTCAAAGTTGCTGCGTAATAAAATATTAAAATACTGCGAAGAGATTGGTTATTTAGGGCCAAGTATGGCGGCAAGAAGCCTGCGCACGGGTAAAACGGGGGTCTATGGTATTGTCTTATCCGATGATCTCTCGGAGTCATTAATGAACCCGGTGGCCAATCAATTTTTAAGCGCCGTTGCTGAGGTATTTGATAAACAGCATGTCAATATGCTGCTGCTCGCCTCTGATGCAGACCGTTATCTTGTTAATCAAAGTGATAGTCTGGCGGATGCTTTTATTGTTTATGGTCAACCGAAAAGCAGTAAAATATTAAAACGTCTGGAGTTACAAAATAAACCCATTATTACGGTGGATTTTAAATATAAAAACTATCCGTCCATTAATATTAATAACCATGAAGCCGCCTATTCGATCGCTAAATATGCCATTGATCATACTCAAGCTAGCAGTGTTCATCCGGTTATTTTAGGGCTGCATCTGACCCAGAATAGCGATTCGCAATCTATTGGTGATCTGGCGTTATTTTCACCCATTGAGTCTATTAGTCGCTGTCGATTAGAAGGCTATAAAGAGGCATTAAATGACGCTGATATTGCCATTGAAAATGATGCTATCTGGCAAATAGAACCCTATGATGATCGCATGATCCAAACTATTATTCGCGGCATATTAACAGCCTCTGAGCCCATTAATTTACTGCTCTGCATGAGTGATAAAATCGCCATTGCCGCTTTACACGTGGCCTCTGAGCTTAATATTGCAGTGCCTGGTAAGTTACAGATTGTCGGCTTTGATGGTATAGCCAGTGCACTTGAGCAGGGGATTACTACGGTAGGCCAACCTATTAAAGAAAAAGGCAATATCGCGGCAGAGGTCTGCCTCGGCATTCGCAAAAGCGAATCAGTTACCCTGCTAACTGAGTTAATTATTAATAAAAGTGCATAA
- a CDS encoding carbohydrate ABC transporter permease, giving the protein MEQLYYSLLVMLLGVLGCVFYFFGSNWLLIIMFPINHVSNEKMAKNIRRAAAIRPWLFLGPALFFLGLYLVYPVFDSVYLSLHGRNGEDFVGLANYQWLFNDNEFIESLINNVMWLLIVPALSTFFGLIIAALTDRIRWGNIAKSLIFMPMAISFIGASIIWKFVYDYRAEGSDQIGLLNALVVYFGGTPQAWITIPFWNDILLMVILIWIQTGFAMVILSAALRGIPEETVEAAVLDGANGIQIFFKILIPQIWGSIAVVWTTITILVLKVFDIVLAMTNGQWDTQVLANMMFDWMFRGGGDFGRGAAIAVIIMIAVIPVMVWNVRQANAQMEGR; this is encoded by the coding sequence ATGGAACAATTATATTACTCCTTACTGGTTATGCTACTGGGTGTTTTAGGTTGTGTTTTTTATTTTTTTGGTAGTAACTGGTTGTTGATCATAATGTTCCCAATCAACCATGTTTCCAACGAAAAGATGGCAAAAAACATTCGCCGGGCAGCAGCCATCCGGCCTTGGTTATTTTTAGGTCCCGCCTTGTTTTTTCTTGGTTTATATCTTGTTTATCCGGTCTTTGATTCAGTGTATTTGTCATTACACGGACGCAATGGCGAAGATTTTGTTGGATTAGCTAATTATCAATGGCTATTTAACGACAATGAATTTATTGAGAGTTTAATCAATAACGTAATGTGGTTATTGATTGTACCCGCATTATCCACATTTTTTGGTTTGATTATTGCCGCGCTCACGGATCGTATTCGTTGGGGAAATATTGCCAAAAGTCTTATTTTCATGCCCATGGCAATCTCTTTTATCGGTGCTTCTATTATCTGGAAATTTGTTTATGATTACCGCGCCGAAGGCTCTGATCAAATTGGTCTGCTTAATGCGCTAGTGGTCTATTTTGGTGGCACACCACAAGCCTGGATAACTATCCCATTTTGGAATGATATTTTATTAATGGTGATTTTGATTTGGATCCAAACGGGTTTTGCCATGGTGATTTTATCAGCTGCACTGCGTGGTATTCCGGAGGAAACCGTAGAAGCTGCCGTATTAGACGGGGCCAATGGCATACAGATTTTCTTCAAAATTCTTATCCCGCAAATTTGGGGATCGATTGCCGTGGTATGGACCACTATCACTATTTTAGTGCTTAAAGTCTTTGATATCGTTTTAGCCATGACCAACGGTCAATGGGACACCCAAGTATTGGCCAACATGATGTTTGACTGGATGTTTAGAGGCGGCGGTGATTTTGGCCGTGGCGCGGCGATAGCGGTGATTATCATGATTGCGGTTATTCCGGTGATGGTTTGGAATGTTAGACAGGCAAATGCACAAATGGAAGGACGTTAA
- a CDS encoding glycoside hydrolase family 13 protein — MKGAITKRWWHNCVVYQIYPRSFNDSNGDGLGDIQGIINKLDHIQALGANIIWLSPVNQSPMDDNGYDISDYYKIAPEYGTMDDMELLIVEAKKRDIKILMDLVVNHTSDEHPWFVESKSSLDNPKRDWYIWKDPKPDGSEPNNWESFFTPKAWELDAASKQYYLHLFSKKQPDLNWANPEVRAAIHDVLHFWLKKGIGGFRMDVINMIGKPSDFPDATIFDEGVAGWEHWANNLLCHQYLREIDEKVLSHYDVMTVAETPFTTTLDGRYYSHPDRHEVSMIFHFEHMSIDREEHNAVRKPFDLVEYKEIMTRWQNDLYQKGWNSLYWSNHDQPRTVSRFGSDCKEYRSISAKMLGTLTHMMSGTPYVYQGEEIGMTNKIFTDISQFNDLMAKFHYQKILASGRSAQQAIDFLNYFSRDHARLPMQWDNGINAGFTTGTPWLALNNNQAVVNAQAEREDENSIFHYYRKLIALRKSALYGEVITYGQYQLLDQDDADVYAYQRSYNGKTLLIICNFTQQSLTRHYNGEIKQLILNNYQNNPRALSSLSLAPYQALILDISDK, encoded by the coding sequence ATGAAGGGCGCAATAACAAAAAGATGGTGGCATAACTGTGTGGTCTACCAAATTTATCCACGCAGCTTTAATGACAGCAACGGTGATGGTCTGGGCGATATTCAGGGCATTATCAATAAACTGGATCATATTCAGGCATTGGGCGCTAATATTATCTGGTTAAGCCCGGTAAACCAGTCACCCATGGATGATAATGGCTACGATATTTCTGATTATTATAAAATTGCGCCAGAATACGGCACCATGGACGACATGGAATTATTGATTGTGGAAGCTAAAAAACGCGACATTAAAATTTTAATGGATCTGGTGGTCAATCATACCTCCGATGAGCACCCCTGGTTTGTTGAATCTAAAAGCAGCTTAGATAATCCAAAACGGGATTGGTATATCTGGAAAGATCCTAAACCCGACGGCAGTGAGCCCAATAACTGGGAATCCTTTTTTACCCCGAAAGCCTGGGAATTAGATGCTGCGAGCAAGCAATACTATTTACATTTGTTCAGTAAAAAGCAGCCCGATTTAAACTGGGCAAATCCGGAGGTACGTGCAGCAATTCATGACGTTTTACATTTTTGGCTAAAAAAAGGCATTGGTGGCTTTCGCATGGATGTTATCAATATGATTGGCAAACCCTCTGACTTTCCCGATGCGACCATTTTTGATGAAGGTGTTGCCGGTTGGGAGCATTGGGCAAATAACCTATTATGCCATCAATACCTGCGTGAAATTGATGAAAAAGTCTTGTCCCACTACGATGTTATGACCGTTGCAGAAACGCCTTTTACTACTACCTTAGACGGCCGTTATTACTCACATCCGGACAGACATGAAGTCAGTATGATTTTTCATTTTGAACACATGAGCATCGACAGAGAAGAGCACAACGCTGTGCGCAAACCTTTTGATCTTGTTGAATATAAAGAGATCATGACACGCTGGCAGAATGATCTCTATCAGAAGGGCTGGAACAGCTTATATTGGAGCAATCACGATCAGCCCAGAACGGTTTCCCGCTTTGGCAGCGACTGTAAAGAATATCGCAGTATCAGCGCGAAAATGCTAGGTACTCTTACCCATATGATGAGTGGCACACCCTATGTCTATCAAGGTGAAGAGATTGGCATGACCAATAAAATCTTTACCGATATCAGTCAATTTAATGATCTGATGGCAAAATTTCATTATCAAAAAATATTAGCCAGTGGTCGCAGCGCGCAACAGGCTATCGATTTTCTTAACTACTTTTCCCGTGATCATGCCCGTTTGCCGATGCAATGGGATAACGGTATTAATGCCGGATTTACCACCGGCACCCCCTGGCTGGCGCTTAATAATAATCAAGCCGTAGTGAATGCGCAGGCCGAAAGAGAAGATGAAAATTCAATCTTTCATTATTATCGCAAGCTTATTGCCCTGCGAAAATCTGCGCTCTATGGTGAGGTCATTACTTATGGTCAATATCAACTGCTTGATCAAGATGATGCTGATGTTTATGCCTATCAGCGCAGCTATAATGGTAAAACCTTATTAATCATCTGTAACTTTACCCAGCAGAGCTTAACTCGACATTATAACGGGGAAATTAAACAGCTTATATTAAACAATTATCAAAATAATCCGCGAGCACTTTCATCATTAAGCCTTGCTCCTTATCAGGCACTGATCCTGGATATTTCAGACAAATAA
- a CDS encoding HAD family hydrolase, whose protein sequence is MGAEKIGLAARDCLVFEDAPAGVKAGYSANCTVIALLMHFKPEQLPGAQHYINSLEDLRIMEDKGEFILNLTC, encoded by the coding sequence CTGGGAGCGGAAAAAATCGGTCTCGCTGCCCGGGACTGTCTAGTCTTTGAAGATGCCCCCGCAGGCGTAAAAGCGGGATATTCGGCAAACTGTACCGTGATTGCTTTGCTGATGCATTTTAAGCCTGAGCAATTACCTGGCGCACAGCACTATATTAATTCCTTAGAGGATCTGCGGATTATGGAAGATAAGGGCGAATTTATATTAAATTTGACTTGTTAA
- a CDS encoding GGDEF domain-containing protein, translating to MNKKYSQNFPSLSLTRSQVVFRIAGIVLVIEFMVMLIIGHYHNNLNIYAEAILDVALLTLFSTPFIFYWVIKPFVDERDVTLAELSDMAHSDPLTKLPNRRHLELHFDQFIAGSLKKSIRGALMLVDLDGFKLINDIYGHDAGDAVLIEVALRLNATVREEDIVSRLGGDEFVILIHHINSVESSATDTISGIAEKLVKIIMEPIDYKGNKLQVGASIGVRMLEFEEIDTETLIQDADKAMYHAKQAGKGRAVFFEEIDQATPIHN from the coding sequence ATGAATAAAAAATATTCACAAAATTTTCCCAGTCTTTCGCTCACCCGATCACAAGTCGTCTTTAGGATTGCTGGTATTGTTTTGGTTATTGAATTTATGGTGATGTTAATCATTGGACATTATCATAACAACTTAAATATCTATGCTGAAGCTATATTGGATGTGGCTCTGTTAACATTATTCAGTACGCCATTTATTTTCTACTGGGTTATAAAACCTTTTGTTGATGAAAGAGATGTGACTCTCGCGGAGCTTAGCGATATGGCACATTCGGATCCTTTAACTAAGTTACCCAATCGCCGTCACCTAGAATTGCATTTTGACCAATTCATTGCAGGTTCCCTTAAGAAGAGTATTCGTGGCGCACTGATGTTGGTAGACTTAGATGGTTTTAAATTAATAAATGATATCTATGGACACGATGCCGGTGATGCGGTTCTTATTGAGGTTGCATTACGCCTAAACGCGACCGTTCGTGAAGAAGATATTGTGAGTAGATTGGGCGGCGATGAATTTGTGATTCTGATACACCATATTAACAGTGTTGAATCTTCCGCAACCGACACTATTTCAGGTATTGCAGAAAAGTTGGTTAAGATAATTATGGAACCAATTGATTATAAAGGTAACAAATTGCAAGTTGGAGCAAGCATTGGGGTACGGATGCTCGAATTTGAAGAAATCGATACGGAAACACTTATTCAAGATGCTGATAAAGCAATGTATCATGCCAAGCAGGCAGGTAAAGGACGAGCAGTCTTTTTTGAAGAAATAGATCAGGCAACTCCAATACACAATTAA
- the leuE gene encoding leucine efflux protein LeuE: protein MFESFGVINIWTYIAGLIFIILAPGPNSLYVLKTGASYGIATGYRAVAGVLLGDAILILLSYLGVASLVQASPILFTAMRYLGAAYLLYLGVSLIYSNWVAPKVKTSSPKIKTEKVFRKSLSLSLTNPKALLFYVSFFIQFVDYSYHSTWISYSILATILEVFSLIYLSVLIVLGSAMTQYFHRNKSLAKLGNSLLGVFFMGFAARLSILN, encoded by the coding sequence ATGTTTGAAAGTTTTGGTGTCATTAATATCTGGACTTATATTGCCGGTCTTATTTTTATTATTCTTGCTCCCGGACCTAATTCACTTTATGTGTTGAAAACCGGAGCAAGTTACGGCATAGCGACTGGCTATCGCGCTGTGGCAGGGGTGTTGTTAGGGGATGCAATTCTGATTTTATTGTCTTATCTTGGTGTCGCCTCGTTGGTTCAAGCGTCTCCTATTTTGTTTACTGCAATGCGTTATTTAGGTGCGGCTTACCTTTTGTATCTTGGTGTTAGTTTAATCTACAGTAACTGGGTAGCCCCAAAAGTTAAAACATCTTCCCCAAAAATAAAGACAGAAAAAGTTTTCCGTAAATCGCTTAGCTTGAGCTTAACCAATCCTAAAGCCTTGCTTTTTTATGTGTCATTTTTCATTCAATTCGTTGATTACAGTTATCACAGCACTTGGATTTCATATTCAATTTTGGCAACAATCTTAGAGGTTTTTAGTTTAATCTATCTTAGTGTGTTAATTGTGTTGGGCAGTGCGATGACCCAGTATTTTCATCGAAATAAGTCCTTAGCTAAACTGGGAAACAGCCTATTAGGAGTGTTTTTTATGGGCTTTGCGGCAAGATTGTCTATCCTAAATTAG